Proteins co-encoded in one Ruegeria sp. YS9 genomic window:
- a CDS encoding DMT family transporter, which produces MTGAIASFSSMAVAGRELSLVHDTFEIMMYRSLVGFLVVALVLTATGGWVQVSTQRLGLHALRNTLHFTGQNLWFYAVAVAPLAQVFALEFTQPLWVILLSPLLLNERLTTLKITAALIGFAGVLIVTRPGAAPLSPGLATAAASAVFFAFTTITTKKLTRFASIGCIVFWLTSMQAVLGAVAAGFDGQIALPTAQTVPFLVLVGLAGLLAHFCITNALAIAPATVVIPFDFARLPTIAVVGMILYHEPIDHWVLIGAAVIFSGIFLNIWSESRNSLATVENTSRNT; this is translated from the coding sequence ATGACCGGAGCCATTGCGTCCTTCTCCTCGATGGCGGTTGCCGGTCGCGAACTGAGCCTCGTGCACGACACGTTCGAGATCATGATGTACCGAAGCCTCGTCGGGTTTCTTGTTGTCGCCCTCGTACTCACGGCCACAGGCGGTTGGGTCCAGGTTTCCACGCAACGCCTGGGGTTGCACGCTTTGCGAAACACCTTGCACTTCACGGGGCAAAACCTCTGGTTCTATGCGGTCGCTGTTGCGCCTTTGGCGCAGGTGTTCGCATTGGAATTCACACAGCCGCTTTGGGTGATCCTGCTGTCGCCGCTGCTGCTGAATGAACGTCTGACGACCCTCAAGATAACAGCAGCGCTTATCGGTTTTGCGGGCGTTCTGATTGTCACGCGCCCGGGTGCGGCACCGTTGAGTCCCGGCCTTGCAACCGCAGCCGCATCTGCGGTTTTCTTTGCATTTACAACGATCACGACCAAAAAGCTCACACGCTTTGCCAGCATCGGATGCATCGTTTTCTGGCTTACTTCCATGCAAGCGGTGCTTGGGGCCGTCGCGGCCGGTTTTGATGGGCAGATTGCCTTGCCTACGGCGCAAACCGTTCCGTTTTTGGTTCTGGTCGGGCTGGCGGGGCTGCTGGCCCATTTCTGTATAACCAACGCATTGGCCATTGCCCCGGCGACAGTCGTGATCCCATTTGATTTTGCAAGACTTCCTACGATCGCGGTGGTCGGAATGATCCTGTACCACGAGCCCATTGACCATTGGGTTCTGATCGGTGCGGCGGTCATCTTTTCGGGAATTTTCCTGAATATCTGGTCTGAAAGCCGTAACAGTTTAGCAACAGTTGAAAACACTAGTCGCAATACGTAA
- a CDS encoding OmpP1/FadL family transporter, with the protein MKKTLLATCALCAGATAGYAGGLDRSGQGINLIFEEGSVVQFRLGYTNPSVTGTMPALAGPNIGQPVDSGEVANDFFTPHLGYKTSLTEKLDFAIMYDQPFGADIEYANTYPLSINPIPGGRTDTLRATADTDAITALLRYKFDGGFSAIGGIRAQRVKASVTVPLAAGYQVDTNTDTAFGYVIGVAWEKPEIAARVALTYNSKISHDLSQTETLNPPPVPPIPPGTVATFNTNSEIETPQSINLDFQTGVAPKTLLFGSIRWVDWPQLVYNPPNYPPTSNLVDYADATFTYSLGLGYQFSEEFSGAVTLGYETSQGTPVSNLGPTDGFWSVGLGGTYSLENAKISGGVRYTDIGDATANGAGPNARGTFTGNSAWSVGFQITYALN; encoded by the coding sequence ATGAAAAAAACACTACTCGCGACCTGCGCTTTGTGTGCTGGAGCGACGGCAGGATACGCAGGCGGACTGGATCGAAGCGGTCAGGGCATCAACCTGATCTTCGAAGAAGGATCAGTGGTACAGTTTCGGTTGGGATACACCAACCCCAGCGTAACGGGCACCATGCCAGCTTTGGCCGGACCAAACATTGGGCAACCGGTCGATTCCGGTGAGGTTGCGAACGACTTTTTCACTCCGCATCTGGGCTACAAAACGTCACTGACCGAAAAACTCGATTTCGCGATCATGTATGACCAGCCCTTTGGGGCAGACATTGAATACGCAAACACCTACCCTCTTTCGATCAACCCTATTCCGGGTGGTCGCACCGACACTCTGAGGGCCACAGCGGACACGGACGCAATCACCGCATTGCTGCGCTACAAATTCGATGGCGGGTTCAGCGCAATCGGCGGTATTCGTGCGCAGCGTGTGAAGGCTTCGGTAACCGTCCCGCTTGCAGCCGGATACCAGGTTGACACCAATACCGACACAGCATTCGGCTACGTGATCGGGGTTGCATGGGAGAAACCGGAAATCGCGGCACGTGTGGCACTGACATACAACTCCAAGATCAGCCACGATCTGTCGCAAACAGAAACTCTGAACCCACCACCGGTCCCGCCGATTCCGCCGGGAACCGTGGCCACCTTCAACACAAACAGCGAAATCGAGACACCCCAGTCGATCAACCTGGATTTCCAGACAGGCGTCGCACCCAAAACGCTGTTGTTTGGTTCCATCCGTTGGGTCGACTGGCCACAGCTGGTGTACAATCCGCCAAACTACCCGCCGACCAGCAACCTTGTTGACTACGCCGATGCGACCTTCACCTATTCGTTGGGCTTGGGATATCAATTCTCGGAAGAGTTCAGCGGCGCTGTGACGTTGGGCTACGAGACATCCCAGGGCACGCCAGTATCAAACCTCGGCCCGACCGACGGGTTCTGGAGCGTTGGTCTGGGCGGAACGTACTCGCTGGAGAATGCCAAGATTTCCGGCGGTGTTCGTTACACCGACATCGGTGACGCGACAGCCAATGGCGCTGGCCCGAATGCGCGCGGAACATTCACTGGCAACAGCGCCTGGAGCGTTGGCTTCCAGATTACATACGCGCTGAACTAA